GAATCTGTAGGCAGGGTGGTTTCCGTGCTGAATTTCGACCTGAATTCAGAGACTACACTCTTCAAGTCGTCGGCTTTGAGAGCAAGTATTTCAACAGGACCACCACGCACACTACATAGCGCAGAACCAGGTGATAAAGGTAGTTTGGCAGGAAAGGACTTGTGTACCCAAGTTGTAACCCATTGTACAAGTTCTTCTCCATAGAAACTTCCTATTTCACAGGTGTTTTTAACGTTCTCTTCCAAAGCACTATCGCTTTCAATTAATACAACTCCTCGGATGACGAAGAACATCATTTTAAGTGGTTTTTTCTCTTGAAGAATATGGCGCTTGGCAACATTGAAGTTCATGTGCTTAAGGCACTTGCATATTGCTTCCAACACTTGTTCATCCATTTGTTGAAAGATTTCCACCTAAAATTAGATAGATGTGACATTGtcagttaaaaaaaatataaagcaaATTGGTTAAAAGTTAGTACTGCAGATGGAGCAACTTACTTTCTTTAGCCAAGTTAACTGGATATCTGAGAGAGAGGCGAAATTGCTGAAATGCTTCATGAACTTAGAGACTACATTCTTCAACATCCTGGCCTTCAAAATGAGGACTTCGGCATCATTTGAGACTACTCTAACAGTGCAGGTCGACAAGGGTAATATGGTAGGAAAAGACTTATCCAATACCCACTCAAGAAGTTCTTCTCCAATAAAATTTGCTTCCGGAGGGTTCTCATTTTTTGTTACCTCTCCTCTCGTGATGAAGAACATCCTACTAACTGGTTGGTTCTCTCGAACAATATAGTCGTCGCGTTTATAGCTAACCGGAGAAAGATGATGAGACATTGCTTTCAATACTTGTTTATCCATAGTTTGAAGTTTTGGCACCTAGGATTTGACACATTATTAATTTCTCAAACATAAAGAGAACATTATATAAAACGAATAAGTAACGTCATTGTATGTTAGTAGCTAGCAAGGATGtgttgaaatataatcctACAGCTGATTACTTAGAGCAAAAGCTATTAtctttttgttctgtttttggtCAGCTTATTTAAATGATGTAATGAGAACCATTAGATCATAGTCTTGGTGGATTCTCTAGCTTAGATTTGCTATGACAAGTGTAAGTTTCTAATAGGATGACAGCTGTAAATTCTGTTAGAAGAGAATCACAATTCTCTTCTAACAGTCACACATTGTAAGCTGCAGGTTCAGCAGAAATTAATAGAACAGTGCTTTTCATATTCCTCTCTCCATTCTCTCTAGCAAAATGCTCTAGAAGAGCACCTCTTCCTAAATCTAAGAAACTGATAAAACTAAGAATgataacatggcctcagagccaggtttcGATTGTTTATTGGGCGTGAATCTATGAAGAAGGAGCTGGTGCTTGGCTGAGCTGACGATTGAGCAAAACTTTCATGAAGCTTGTCTAGCTCGTCTGATCGATGTCTAATAACATGGCAGGATCAAGCTCTTCTGAAGCTTCGTACACCAGATattcaatggagaaaactatGAGTTTTTGAGCATTCGAATGAAGACCATTCTGAAATCTCATGGACTGTgggatttggttgaaaatggctTTGATGCTTCAGATCCAACGAAGgcaaaaggaaaggaagaaggatCTAAAGCTGCTGAAGAAGAGAAATCTGTAACGGCTGAGACTTTGATGAAAGATGCTCGTGCACTTGGACTGATCCAAGGTGCAGTCTCAAACCAAATTTTTCCCAGAATAgtgaatgaagaaacctcaaaaGGTGCATGGGATATCTTGAAGCAAGAGTTTAGAGGTGATAAACAGGTAAGAAGTGTGAAACTACAAGGCTTACGTAGAGAGTTTGAATACACTCGTATGAAGGATAGTGAatcattttctgtttatgcTGCTAAACTGTTTGATCTgattaatcaaatgaagaaTTATGGTGAAGAGTTACCTAGAGAAAGAGTTGTGCAGAAATTGCTTATTAGCTTGCCTAGATCTTATGATTCTATATGTTCTGTGATTGAGCATTCAAAGGATCTTGACActcttgaaattcaagaagTGGTTGCATCTCTCAAGAACTTTGAGCTCAGATTAGATAGGCACAATGAAAATTCCACAGAAAAGGCTTTCACTAGTCTGAACATTGAGAGTAAAAGCTCTAAGAATGGAAGTTCTTCTGGAGGTAACAAGTCTCAGAAGAACTGGAAGGAAAATGGGAAGAATTGGAATAACAAGTCCAATTCAAATACCA
The DNA window shown above is from Prunus dulcis unplaced genomic scaffold, ALMONDv2, whole genome shotgun sequence and carries:
- the LOC117613558 gene encoding putative cyclic nucleotide-gated ion channel 19, producing MDKQVLKAMSHHLSPVSYKRDDYIVRENQPVSRMFFITRGEVTKNENPPEANFIGEELLEWVLDKSFPTILPLSTCTVRVVSNDAEVLILKARMLKNVVSKFMKHFSNFASLSDIQLTWLKKVEIFQQMDEQVLEAICKCLKHMNFNVAKRHILQEKKPLKMMFFVIRGVVLIESDSALEENVKNTCEIGSFYGEELVQWVTTWVHKSFPAKLPLSPGSALCSVRGGPVEILALKADDLKSVVSEFRSKFSTETTLPTDSDQPRELTILKNVEILKTMNEEVLKEVSSSHSNQIPPEKPTASEISALGKPS